From a region of the Sulfuriferula plumbiphila genome:
- the phoB gene encoding phosphate regulon transcriptional regulator PhoB, protein MAATILLVEDEPGIQELVKFNLTQAGHSVLCADSAEMAAGMVKHSLPDLVLLDWMLPGMSGIDLARKFRADGRMKNVPIIMLTARGEERDKVLGLETGADDYITKPFSPRELSARIKAVLRRRAPQMTEDKVEIRGLSLDPVSHRVTGNGTPVELGPTEFRLLHFLMTHPERVYSRSQLLDQVWGDHVFVEERTVDVHIRRLRLALEPTRHETLVDTVRGAGYRLSAQPA, encoded by the coding sequence ATGGCTGCGACGATATTGTTGGTAGAGGACGAACCCGGCATTCAGGAACTGGTGAAGTTCAATCTGACGCAGGCCGGTCACAGCGTGCTGTGTGCCGATTCGGCCGAGATGGCGGCAGGTATGGTGAAGCACAGCTTGCCTGATCTGGTGCTGCTGGACTGGATGTTGCCCGGCATGAGCGGGATAGACCTCGCCCGGAAATTTCGCGCGGACGGGCGCATGAAAAATGTGCCCATCATCATGCTCACTGCCCGCGGCGAAGAGCGTGACAAGGTGCTCGGCCTGGAAACGGGCGCCGACGACTACATCACCAAGCCGTTTTCCCCGCGCGAATTGTCGGCGCGCATCAAGGCCGTGTTGCGCCGCCGCGCGCCGCAGATGACCGAGGACAAGGTGGAGATTCGCGGCCTGAGTCTGGACCCGGTGAGCCATCGCGTCACCGGCAACGGGACGCCGGTGGAACTGGGGCCGACCGAGTTTCGCCTGCTGCATTTTTTGATGACCCATCCGGAGCGCGTGTATTCGCGTTCACAGCTGCTCGATCAGGTATGGGGCGACCACGTGTTTGTGGAGGAGCGCACCGTGGACGTTCACATCCGCCGTCTGCGTCTGGCGCTGGAGCCCACCCGGCATGAAACCTTGGTTGACACGGTGCGTGGTGCGGGCTATCGCCTGTCGGCGCAGCCTGCGTGA
- the ubiE gene encoding bifunctional demethylmenaquinone methyltransferase/2-methoxy-6-polyprenyl-1,4-benzoquinol methylase UbiE codes for MDTTTHFGFKTVAESAKAGKVAEVFHSVAQRYDVMNDLMSAGLHRAWKRFTVETSGVRPGNRVLDVAGGTADLTRLFLKKVGGSGQVWLTDINSSMLSVGRDRMLDEGQAVPVAQCDGEKLPFPDNYFDCVSVAFGLRNMTHKDLALADMYRVLRPGARLLVLEFSKVWKPLAPLYDAYSFKLLPFMGKLVARDADSYQYLAESIRMHPGQEELKTMMEHAGFAKVDYYNLSGGVVALHKGYKF; via the coding sequence ATGGACACCACCACCCACTTTGGTTTCAAGACGGTTGCCGAATCCGCAAAGGCCGGCAAGGTCGCCGAGGTTTTTCATTCCGTCGCACAGCGCTACGACGTCATGAACGATCTTATGTCAGCCGGACTGCACCGCGCCTGGAAGCGTTTCACCGTCGAGACCTCGGGTGTAAGGCCCGGCAATCGCGTGCTTGACGTGGCAGGCGGCACCGCCGACCTCACCCGGCTGTTCCTGAAAAAAGTGGGCGGCTCGGGCCAGGTCTGGCTTACCGACATCAACAGTTCGATGCTCAGCGTGGGACGCGACCGGATGCTGGACGAAGGGCAGGCGGTGCCGGTGGCACAGTGCGACGGCGAAAAACTGCCGTTCCCGGACAACTATTTTGACTGCGTGAGCGTGGCCTTCGGCCTGCGCAACATGACCCACAAAGACCTCGCGCTGGCCGACATGTATCGCGTGCTGCGCCCCGGCGCGCGGCTGCTGGTGCTGGAGTTCTCCAAGGTATGGAAACCGCTGGCGCCGCTCTACGACGCTTACTCGTTCAAGCTGTTGCCGTTCATGGGCAAGCTGGTCGCCAGGGACGCAGACAGCTACCAATACCTGGCTGAATCCATCCGCATGCACCCCGGCCAGGAAGAACTCAAGACCATGATGGAACACGCCGGATTTGCCAAAGTGGATTACTACAACCTCAGCGGCGGCGTGGTTGCCTTGCACAAAGGCTACAAGTTTTAA
- the ubiB gene encoding ubiquinone biosynthesis regulatory protein kinase UbiB: MRILRLITIVWVALRFGLDEFFLGHERVRALRWLVKTTLFWRNLSEPRAVRLRQALEALGPIFVKFGQMLSTRRDLMPPDIADELARLQDRVPPFPAGLVRTTLQRVYGRPVEQVFAQFEAEPVASASMAQVHFAVLQDGTEAAVKVLRPGIGAVIEHDLGLLEAGALLVEKLFADGPRLHPREVVAEFRKTLADELDLMREASNCSQLRRNFEDSELLIVPEVYWDYCEPEVMVMERMKGVPISQIDTLRAMGVDIPRLAMAGVEIFFTQVFRDTFFHADMHPGNIQVNARGQYIALDFGIMGTLTEVDKNYLAQNFLAFFQRDYRAVAQAHVDAGWTPPDTRVDEFEAAIRAVCEPVFDRPLKEISFGKVLLRLFQTSRRFNMEIQPQLVLLQKTLLNIEGLGRQLDPDLDLWKTAKPFLERWMNEQVGWRGAIRSIKQEAPRWAVLLPQLPRLAHAYLGHNRSADLAALSRQLAAAQARQQKILALIALLLAILAVLAGYSLFRH, translated from the coding sequence ATGCGAATCCTGCGTCTGATCACCATCGTCTGGGTCGCGCTGCGCTTTGGCCTGGATGAATTTTTTCTCGGCCACGAGCGCGTGCGTGCGCTGCGCTGGCTGGTCAAGACCACGCTGTTCTGGCGCAACCTGTCCGAGCCGCGCGCAGTGCGGCTGCGCCAGGCGCTGGAAGCACTCGGCCCGATTTTTGTCAAATTCGGCCAGATGCTGTCCACCCGCCGCGACCTGATGCCGCCGGACATTGCTGACGAACTGGCACGCCTGCAGGACCGTGTACCGCCCTTCCCCGCCGGGCTGGTGCGCACCACCCTGCAGCGCGTCTACGGCAGGCCGGTGGAGCAGGTGTTCGCGCAGTTCGAAGCCGAGCCGGTGGCCAGCGCCTCCATGGCGCAGGTGCATTTTGCCGTATTGCAGGACGGCACCGAGGCCGCCGTCAAAGTGCTGCGTCCCGGCATCGGCGCGGTGATCGAGCATGACCTCGGCCTGCTGGAAGCCGGCGCCCTGCTGGTGGAAAAACTGTTTGCCGATGGCCCGCGCCTGCATCCGCGCGAAGTGGTGGCGGAGTTCCGCAAAACCCTTGCCGACGAGCTCGACCTGATGCGCGAGGCCTCCAACTGCTCGCAGTTGCGGCGCAATTTTGAAGACTCCGAGCTGCTCATCGTGCCGGAAGTTTATTGGGATTATTGCGAGCCCGAGGTGATGGTGATGGAGCGCATGAAAGGCGTGCCCATCAGCCAGATTGACACGCTGCGCGCGATGGGCGTGGACATCCCCAGGCTCGCCATGGCCGGAGTGGAAATTTTCTTCACCCAGGTTTTCCGCGACACTTTTTTTCATGCCGACATGCACCCCGGCAATATCCAGGTCAATGCCCGCGGGCAATATATCGCACTCGATTTCGGCATCATGGGCACGCTTACCGAGGTGGACAAAAACTACCTCGCGCAAAATTTCCTCGCATTTTTCCAGCGCGACTATCGTGCCGTGGCGCAGGCCCACGTGGATGCGGGCTGGACGCCGCCTGACACCCGCGTGGACGAATTCGAGGCGGCCATCCGCGCCGTGTGCGAGCCGGTATTCGACCGGCCGCTGAAGGAAATCTCCTTCGGCAAGGTACTGCTGCGCCTGTTCCAGACCTCGCGCCGTTTCAACATGGAAATCCAGCCACAGCTGGTGCTGTTGCAAAAAACCCTGCTCAACATCGAAGGCCTCGGTCGCCAGCTCGATCCCGACCTGGATTTGTGGAAAACGGCCAAGCCGTTTCTGGAACGCTGGATGAACGAGCAGGTGGGCTGGCGCGGCGCAATCAGATCCATCAAACAGGAAGCGCCGCGCTGGGCCGTATTGTTGCCGCAATTGCCGCGTCTGGCGCACGCCTACCTCGGGCACAACCGCAGCGCTGATCTGGCGGCACTGTCCAGACAGCTGGCTGCCGCTCAGGCGCGCCAGCAAAAAATTCTGGCGCTGATTGCGCTGCTGCTCGCCATTTTGGCCGTGCTGGCCGGGTATAGCTTATTCAGACATTAA
- a CDS encoding ubiquinone biosynthesis accessory factor UbiJ has product MLSGLAASAGLPLLNHLLHGAPWARQRLLAWAGKTVSIELFPLRLTLAVTAAGTFAAAEASAAPDARIRLTPLQAARLAMKDPAVFRTVVIEGDAQFAATLGSVFRELDWDVEAELARVVGDVAAHRIVRGARGWHEWQRHAADSTLQTLAEYAIEERPLLAGRRHVASFIAEVDAVRDDVARLEKRLQLCAARRNPN; this is encoded by the coding sequence ATGCTGTCCGGTCTGGCTGCCAGCGCGGGCCTGCCGCTGCTCAATCACCTGTTGCACGGCGCACCGTGGGCGCGCCAGCGCCTGCTGGCGTGGGCGGGCAAAACCGTCAGCATCGAGCTATTCCCGCTGCGCCTCACCCTGGCTGTCACTGCAGCGGGCACGTTTGCCGCTGCCGAGGCCAGCGCAGCGCCCGACGCCCGTATCCGGCTTACCCCGCTGCAGGCCGCGCGCCTGGCGATGAAAGACCCGGCAGTATTCCGCACTGTAGTCATCGAAGGCGATGCCCAGTTTGCCGCTACGCTGGGCAGCGTTTTCCGTGAACTGGATTGGGATGTGGAGGCGGAGCTGGCGCGCGTGGTGGGTGACGTTGCCGCACATCGCATCGTGCGTGGCGCACGCGGTTGGCATGAGTGGCAGCGCCACGCCGCAGACAGCACGCTGCAAACCCTTGCCGAATATGCCATCGAGGAACGCCCGCTGCTTGCCGGTCGCCGTCATGTCGCTTCTTTTATCGCTGAGGTGGATGCAGTGCGCGACGATGTGGCGCGCCTGGAAAAACGCCTGCAGTTGTGCGCCGCGCGCCGCAACCCGAACTGA